From Candidatus Methylomirabilis lanthanidiphila, one genomic window encodes:
- the spkB gene encoding Serine/threonine-protein kinase B → MRIVSWYNSDKIVYESGKESVRDAVVEAVRKESPLMNADLKNAYLREADLAGAILGGADLRDADLQEANLQGANLRDANLTGANLRKANLRDANVAGTNFAGAQLDDADLFHVKFWGRGGSTKIKKAQVESFLKALGIVVEE, encoded by the coding sequence ATGAGAATTGTGTCTTGGTATAACAGCGACAAGATTGTGTACGAATCAGGGAAAGAGTCGGTTCGTGATGCTGTGGTGGAGGCGGTCAGGAAGGAATCTCCCCTGATGAATGCCGACTTGAAGAACGCCTATCTTCGGGAGGCCGATCTCGCGGGCGCCATCCTCGGCGGCGCCGATCTTCGAGATGCTGATTTACAGGAGGCCAACCTCCAGGGCGCTAACCTCCGGGATGCGAACCTGACCGGCGCCAACCTGAGGAAAGCCAACCTCCGGGACGCGAACGTCGCGGGTACCAACTTTGCGGGCGCCCAGCTCGATGACGCCGATCTCTTTCACGTGAAGTTTTGGGGGCGCGGCGGCTCAACAAAGATTAAGAAAGCCCAAGTCGAGTCTTTCTTGAAGGCGTTAGGAATCGTCGTCGAAGAGTAA